In Halobaculum halobium, a genomic segment contains:
- a CDS encoding nitrous oxide reductase accessory protein NosL, whose product MVSRNSAGDGDNLGEERTHESLSDGSVSRRTVLSGAVAAGVVSIAGCAGTGGGGADSAPDAVTLSEDATCDVCGMVISKHPGPSSEAFYEDQEPNGHANPARFDSTWEAFQFDYEREGWTRTSFYVTDYSAVDYEIRTDGDQQLISRHVEASTFVSADSVTFVADSAVVGTMGADLIGFSEQADAEAFRSEYGGELVTADEVTKTLIGQLGK is encoded by the coding sequence ATGGTCTCACGCAACTCGGCGGGCGACGGAGATAACTTGGGTGAGGAACGAACCCACGAATCTCTTTCCGACGGGAGCGTCTCCCGCCGAACCGTCCTCTCGGGCGCGGTTGCAGCCGGAGTCGTCTCGATTGCTGGCTGTGCGGGGACAGGGGGCGGTGGCGCCGATTCCGCTCCCGACGCAGTGACACTCTCGGAGGACGCGACGTGCGACGTGTGTGGAATGGTCATATCGAAGCATCCGGGTCCGAGTAGCGAGGCGTTCTACGAGGACCAGGAACCGAACGGACATGCGAACCCGGCACGCTTCGACAGTACGTGGGAGGCGTTCCAGTTCGACTACGAGCGCGAAGGCTGGACTCGTACGTCATTTTACGTCACCGACTACTCGGCGGTCGACTATGAAATCCGAACTGACGGTGACCAGCAGCTCATCTCCCGGCACGTCGAGGCGTCGACGTTCGTATCCGCCGACTCGGTCACGTTCGTGGCCGATTCGGCTGTCGTCGGGACTATGGGAGCCGATCTCATCGGATTCTCCGAGCAAGCAGACGCGGAGGCGTTCCGATCGGAATACGGTGGCGAGTTGGTTACTGCTGACGAGGTGACGAAAACTCTGATCGGTCAACTTGGGAAGTAG
- a CDS encoding ABC transporter permease subunit produces MSRRSRTAAVFDRELRTLVRTRSLLAVAAAFALIVIAVAGGAVGAPGGYVSLTLDLLTVVEVLVPVLSFGIVYRSIRGDAERSELDVIRTYPISRVEYVVGVYLGRTFGVLAVVSASLAVAGALASFASPSAASFLATHSAGDSPIVFVRFVALAMLYALTVSAVITAASAAARTTREALAVGVALVVAVAVGLDLAIVGLLSGGVVGGGLEALLGVSPASAFRGLVIELAVAPALASPPPIPAASPAVSLFGLAGWTAISLGIACLAVWR; encoded by the coding sequence ATGAGTCGCCGCTCGCGGACGGCAGCGGTTTTCGACCGCGAGCTTCGAACGCTCGTCCGAACGCGGTCGTTACTCGCGGTCGCAGCCGCGTTCGCGTTGATCGTGATCGCCGTCGCTGGTGGGGCAGTCGGCGCGCCTGGCGGGTACGTTTCGCTCACGTTGGACTTGCTGACTGTGGTCGAAGTCCTTGTGCCGGTGTTGTCGTTCGGAATCGTGTACCGCTCGATCCGAGGGGACGCAGAGCGGTCAGAGCTCGACGTGATACGGACGTATCCCATTTCGCGGGTGGAGTACGTCGTCGGCGTCTATCTTGGCCGGACGTTCGGGGTGCTTGCAGTTGTTTCGGCGTCACTGGCGGTTGCTGGCGCGCTCGCATCGTTCGCCTCGCCCAGCGCTGCCTCGTTCCTCGCAACCCACTCAGCGGGCGACTCACCGATTGTATTCGTTCGCTTCGTCGCCCTCGCGATGTTGTACGCGCTGACCGTCTCGGCGGTGATCACTGCCGCCTCCGCGGCCGCGCGGACCACCAGAGAGGCGCTCGCGGTCGGTGTCGCCCTCGTCGTAGCTGTCGCCGTCGGCCTCGATCTCGCGATCGTCGGGCTCCTCTCCGGCGGCGTCGTCGGTGGCGGTCTCGAGGCGTTACTCGGAGTGAGCCCGGCTAGCGCGTTCCGCGGGCTCGTGATCGAACTCGCGGTCGCGCCGGCCTTGGCGTCGCCGCCACCGATTCCGGCGGCGTCACCGGCTGTGAGTCTTTTCGGACTTGCCGGCTGGACAGCAATATCGCTGGGTATCGCTTGCCTCGCTGTCTGGCGATAA
- a CDS encoding cell division protein FtsZ: MPYLFVGAGQAGCSLVDSVFSHQRVAQLATPIAFNSTIRDLQNLSNIEREAWYGVSEGSGLVPGTTAGFEEEVTGGFGRDPEKADAALAGQQPQLVDAYEERFGDGSPPFAFLFLGLGGGTGCGIAPHLAEAIREYGGSSTDIIAVAVLPNTAGQVTGDDGPSATRQATNAIYGLDRLEEHVDGVILIDNQRLAYEDAAEGRFNEYNDYAASAIVDLISGPILERINPGEYDDLDAPVIDLQDVVTSLTLDDGDVGYATLGRSVTMTRSLPGYLLPFIGRKSVDGATLSRLAVSKRSVEDVSPADAVKAIGQVRAPAPYLVDDDYRIQVSVIRGLLDSYCPEVNIGMTLTKRNLASFTTLLTFAREDISRLSEIEDLAAEHAAGVTP, from the coding sequence ATGCCATATCTCTTTGTCGGCGCTGGTCAGGCCGGGTGTTCGCTGGTGGATTCGGTGTTCAGTCATCAGCGGGTCGCCCAGCTGGCCACGCCAATCGCGTTCAATTCGACGATACGGGACCTCCAAAACCTCTCGAATATCGAACGGGAGGCGTGGTATGGTGTCTCAGAGGGGAGCGGACTCGTGCCCGGCACGACGGCTGGGTTCGAAGAAGAGGTGACCGGCGGATTCGGCCGGGACCCGGAGAAGGCTGACGCCGCACTCGCCGGCCAGCAGCCGCAGCTGGTCGACGCCTACGAAGAGCGGTTCGGCGACGGCTCACCGCCGTTCGCGTTCCTGTTCCTCGGGTTGGGTGGGGGCACCGGCTGCGGGATCGCACCGCATCTCGCGGAGGCGATCCGCGAGTACGGCGGGTCCTCGACTGACATCATCGCCGTCGCGGTGCTGCCGAACACCGCGGGCCAAGTGACGGGCGATGACGGGCCCAGTGCCACGCGACAGGCGACCAACGCGATCTACGGGCTCGACCGTCTCGAGGAGCACGTCGACGGCGTGATCCTCATCGATAACCAGCGGCTCGCGTACGAGGACGCCGCAGAGGGGCGGTTCAACGAGTACAACGACTACGCGGCCTCGGCCATCGTCGACCTCATCTCCGGGCCGATCCTCGAGCGGATCAACCCCGGCGAGTACGACGATCTCGACGCACCTGTCATCGACCTGCAGGACGTGGTCACGTCACTCACGCTCGACGACGGTGATGTCGGCTACGCGACGCTCGGCCGATCGGTCACGATGACGCGCTCGCTCCCCGGCTATCTCCTTCCGTTCATCGGGCGCAAATCGGTCGACGGGGCGACGCTCTCTCGACTGGCCGTCTCGAAGCGTAGCGTCGAGGACGTGAGTCCAGCGGACGCGGTCAAAGCGATCGGGCAGGTTCGAGCGCCGGCGCCGTACCTGGTCGACGATGACTACCGGATCCAGGTGTCGGTGATCCGGGGACTGCTCGATTCGTACTGCCCAGAGGTCAACATCGGGATGACGCTAACGAAGCGGAACCTCGCGTCGTTCACGACGCTGTTGACGTTCGCTCGTGAGGACATCTCTCGGCTGTCGGAGATCGAAGACCTCGCAGCCGAGCACGCGGCGGGGGTGACGCCGTGA
- a CDS encoding cell division protein FtsZ, with translation MTESCEICYTEPADWETDTIEEHLLHAHGDAQPSVRAIYGDRFAGLFEDGADAVADADGPDPSGGDAPGDPGGADDLGPVSMDDDGEMYGRKWFLIGIGGAGNNIVDAVLMRRDTLARNHEDRARIWQGGLAGYGLLNTNIAELEQTYYTKELKEYSRNDLLSNSIIGFGKHGYSGMGYRWSNGAKVAEADFADGSNPFRDRWDMTSQDIRDAQAVMLVHSVTKGTGCGATPVIAEKLREEVQESGLVIDQAILSSVVIPSEGGQQSAVGGRAKTNGVIGLSRISRSADAIIPFNNDHLRQASTDIHPRIEGIDRYNPPEFSDLNKPLVAFLEAFTMSSTPQLTDRDATMSIRGSVFDVADSFRLVEDKYPHDMAPEERPAVVLAPALGRLRSDDISESSLELLARNTLLQNRLADFDPSTAWGGNFMIYGPEEQMSDISEYVTDGTLQEILNGEEFLDAGTRSGVETVDVQVNQLVIPYLDDVFMWGTLWNPRMPSLESMYEHAKRLKDEGQSVQAEDIRDVWNEVQPLFDCLGRSNML, from the coding sequence ATGACCGAATCTTGCGAGATATGTTACACCGAACCGGCGGACTGGGAGACAGATACCATCGAAGAACACCTGCTGCACGCTCACGGTGACGCGCAGCCATCGGTCCGAGCCATCTACGGTGACCGGTTCGCGGGCCTGTTCGAGGACGGCGCGGACGCGGTCGCCGACGCCGACGGCCCCGATCCCTCGGGCGGTGACGCTCCGGGTGACCCGGGCGGCGCCGATGACCTCGGCCCGGTATCGATGGACGACGACGGCGAGATGTACGGTCGCAAGTGGTTCCTGATCGGGATCGGCGGCGCGGGGAACAACATCGTCGACGCCGTGTTGATGCGCCGCGACACGCTCGCGCGCAACCACGAGGACCGCGCCCGAATCTGGCAGGGCGGGCTCGCGGGCTACGGCCTGCTCAACACCAACATCGCAGAGTTGGAACAGACTTACTACACGAAGGAGCTGAAAGAGTACTCCCGAAACGACCTGCTGTCGAACTCGATCATCGGGTTCGGCAAACACGGGTACAGCGGGATGGGATACCGATGGAGCAACGGCGCGAAGGTTGCCGAGGCCGATTTCGCCGACGGAAGCAACCCCTTCCGCGACCGCTGGGACATGACGAGTCAGGACATCCGCGACGCGCAAGCGGTGATGCTCGTCCACAGCGTCACGAAAGGAACCGGGTGCGGCGCGACGCCGGTCATCGCCGAGAAGCTCCGAGAGGAGGTCCAAGAGTCGGGCCTCGTCATCGACCAGGCGATTCTCAGCTCGGTCGTCATCCCGTCGGAAGGGGGTCAACAGTCCGCCGTCGGCGGCCGCGCGAAGACGAACGGCGTGATCGGCCTGTCGCGCATCTCGCGGTCGGCCGACGCGATCATCCCGTTCAACAACGACCACCTCCGCCAAGCGAGCACCGACATCCACCCGCGGATCGAGGGAATCGACCGGTACAACCCGCCCGAGTTCTCGGACCTCAATAAGCCGCTCGTGGCGTTTCTCGAAGCGTTTACCATGTCCTCGACGCCGCAGCTCACTGACCGCGATGCGACGATGAGCATCCGCGGGAGCGTCTTCGACGTGGCCGACAGCTTCCGGTTGGTCGAAGACAAGTACCCGCACGACATGGCGCCCGAGGAACGCCCGGCGGTCGTGCTCGCGCCCGCGCTGGGACGCCTCCGTTCGGACGACATCTCGGAGTCCAGCCTCGAACTGCTCGCGCGTAACACGCTGTTGCAAAACCGGCTCGCGGACTTCGATCCCTCGACGGCGTGGGGCGGCAACTTCATGATCTACGGGCCGGAGGAGCAGATGTCGGACATCTCCGAGTACGTCACCGACGGGACGCTCCAGGAAATCCTCAACGGCGAGGAGTTCCTCGACGCCGGCACTCGTTCGGGCGTCGAAACCGTGGACGTGCAGGTGAACCAGCTCGTCATCCCGTACCTCGACGACGTGTTCATGTGGGGGACGCTGTGGAACCCCCGAATGCCGTCGCTGGAGTCAATGTACGAGCACGCCAAGCGCCTGAAGGACGAGGGCCAGAGCGTGCAGGCGGAGGACATCCGCGACGTGTGGAACGAGGTGCAGCCGCTGTTCGACTGCCTCGGCCGGTCCAACATGCTGTGA
- a CDS encoding sulfurtransferase: protein MTAENPPDDANRTRTDASAETQYPVDVLVSPDWVDARLGQFAAADSDMRLLEVDVNTAFYETGHAPGAVDVDWRTDLRSADSHDILGPREMESFLGSCGITADTTVVVYGDNSNWFATHFYWQLTYYGHPDVRIMDGGREYWTDYDYPITTEQVSPPTVEYGGTLDPPARPAVRAYREDVREALNTHPETVFIDVRLPEEFRGDITKPPGIDEGALRGGHIPGATNVFWAENVRPDGRFKSPDDLRAVYESRGIDPDDTVIVYCRIGERSSVTWFVLEELLGYEHVRNYDGSWTEWGNLIGVPIEVGE, encoded by the coding sequence ATGACCGCCGAGAACCCACCAGACGACGCCAATCGAACGCGAACCGACGCATCGGCAGAGACACAGTATCCAGTAGACGTACTGGTCAGCCCTGATTGGGTTGACGCCCGACTGGGCCAGTTCGCCGCCGCCGACTCCGACATGCGGCTGCTTGAAGTCGACGTTAACACGGCGTTTTACGAGACCGGGCACGCGCCGGGCGCCGTGGACGTCGATTGGCGGACCGACCTTCGATCGGCCGATTCCCACGATATCCTTGGACCTCGTGAAATGGAGTCGTTCCTCGGATCGTGTGGGATCACCGCGGACACGACCGTCGTGGTCTACGGCGACAATTCGAACTGGTTTGCGACGCACTTCTACTGGCAGCTCACCTACTACGGTCACCCCGACGTCCGGATTATGGATGGCGGCCGTGAGTACTGGACTGACTACGACTACCCAATCACGACCGAACAGGTTTCCCCTCCGACTGTGGAGTACGGAGGCACGCTCGATCCCCCAGCCAGGCCTGCGGTGCGAGCATATCGCGAGGACGTACGCGAGGCGCTCAACACTCATCCAGAGACGGTGTTTATCGACGTCCGCCTCCCGGAGGAGTTCCGCGGCGACATCACGAAGCCGCCGGGGATTGATGAGGGTGCACTGCGCGGCGGCCACATCCCGGGGGCGACGAACGTCTTCTGGGCGGAGAACGTCCGCCCGGACGGCAGGTTCAAATCGCCGGACGATCTCCGAGCGGTGTACGAGTCACGCGGGATCGATCCCGACGACACCGTGATCGTCTACTGCCGGATCGGTGAGCGCTCGTCGGTCACCTGGTTCGTGCTCGAAGAGTTGCTCGGGTACGAACACGTACGCAACTACGACGGGTCCTGGACTGAATGGGGTAATTTGATCGGGGTTCCGATCGAAGTCGGAGAGTGA
- a CDS encoding carboxypeptidase regulatory-like domain-containing protein produces the protein MGTKTLQSVLVALLAIGLVAGPATAAATVAAPGASTADGLTESGTVTAAGDLSQADSGALRFELDAERVGNESAVNVLFESSGGEDTVTTTAENPNSNDVYRYRIASGDLPDFPLANTTITVSAEGGNGTDYLTEQGVDLRHLDTAASASFDDSGRLTLTATNDTAGLDGSSFQLAATAAGDGRSATLSATLDNGTVTIDRNDAFTGLLTPPATLTLAATDGGPSLSGNTDVSLADAARPATVLVSPGRVTVQSPLLVGGTEYGVHLTTTGPDGEYAATTSARETDGVTSVTVENEYLAGADSVAVDVTTAGSSVVSPTYNDTDPNTATVNEGNRSVSLEDGPFSGGAVSFVLLATSSEVSVMSDASVDGATLSLSGLPNESELNPAGSYRMVVAFADAPATTVSVGDGGELSSLQPATDPSPDTNGTANGSTGNESSLLPFSSGGIPFGQFTLGLGAGLIVLLVLGVGYAVGQSMGGGSGAGGSAAATQQTRDVRVRITDGFANEQLSEEVYLTARPTGQSSASTSGVNRNGGGREEAVDGGIVTWTLKAEPYEFTASYNGATVTETAELLDERLTLSFQPVTKHVSVIDETGEPVEGATVTAEFDGQRISEPTDANGRASLTLPVTASTVEVTAEHDRYEPDTRRVTDPNDLPSELRVVGKTGTLRVETAIGGDPTDAVEVSLDTDDEWLRERLQQSNPTDEGGDAVGLPAGEYTLVGSVDAAPFEEVRQRVTVPEDDTVAVTLDVPFEYQLSATQREAIEALRSEADELVPSGRLDSAVHGYYASVARSLADAAERVPESGIRFAETSIDPDPVVDAMVSAGRGCVEGVDNAMNTKHNVDLFSACADMRGVSEEWRADYDLDDLFDLVASDRVGQRAELKSRLSEAESTVEDQRSEVNVISPAGDVLEELREYERETRESDEVRNAAFVFAVAGFVEAVTELFEHPRLLDRLNRTMY, from the coding sequence ATGGGAACGAAGACGCTTCAGTCGGTGCTCGTGGCACTCCTCGCGATCGGACTCGTCGCCGGGCCGGCGACGGCCGCGGCAACGGTCGCAGCGCCTGGCGCTAGTACGGCCGACGGGCTGACTGAGTCGGGGACGGTGACGGCGGCCGGTGATCTCAGCCAGGCGGACTCGGGAGCGCTCCGATTCGAACTCGATGCCGAGCGCGTCGGGAACGAGTCGGCGGTGAACGTCCTGTTCGAGTCGTCCGGCGGGGAAGACACCGTTACCACGACGGCCGAAAATCCGAACTCGAACGACGTGTACCGCTACCGGATCGCGTCAGGTGACCTCCCCGACTTCCCGCTCGCGAACACTACGATCACGGTCTCGGCCGAGGGCGGCAACGGAACCGACTATCTCACCGAACAGGGCGTCGACCTCCGGCACCTCGACACCGCAGCGAGCGCGTCCTTCGACGACAGCGGACGGCTCACCCTGACGGCGACGAACGACACCGCCGGGCTCGACGGGTCGTCGTTCCAACTGGCGGCGACCGCCGCCGGCGACGGTCGCTCTGCGACGCTCTCGGCGACGCTCGACAACGGTACTGTCACGATAGACCGCAACGACGCGTTTACCGGGCTACTGACCCCGCCGGCGACCCTGACGCTCGCGGCTACCGACGGCGGCCCGTCGCTCTCGGGCAATACGGACGTGTCGCTCGCGGACGCGGCACGCCCCGCGACAGTCCTCGTGTCCCCTGGGCGCGTGACGGTCCAGTCGCCGCTGTTGGTCGGCGGCACTGAATACGGCGTTCACCTCACCACGACCGGACCGGACGGCGAGTACGCAGCCACCACGTCCGCACGCGAGACAGACGGCGTCACGTCGGTGACCGTCGAGAACGAGTACCTCGCTGGCGCCGACAGCGTCGCTGTCGACGTCACAACTGCGGGGTCGTCTGTGGTGTCTCCGACCTACAACGACACTGATCCGAACACCGCGACCGTCAACGAAGGGAACCGTAGCGTGTCGCTCGAAGACGGCCCGTTCAGCGGTGGTGCTGTCTCGTTCGTCCTCCTGGCTACATCGAGTGAGGTCAGCGTCATGAGTGACGCGTCGGTCGACGGCGCGACGCTCTCACTGTCCGGGCTCCCGAACGAATCCGAACTGAACCCGGCCGGCTCCTACCGGATGGTCGTCGCGTTTGCCGACGCGCCGGCGACGACCGTCAGCGTCGGCGACGGCGGTGAGCTGTCATCGCTCCAGCCGGCTACCGATCCATCGCCCGACACGAACGGAACGGCGAACGGATCTACCGGAAACGAGTCGTCCCTGTTGCCATTCTCCTCGGGAGGCATCCCCTTCGGACAGTTCACGCTCGGGCTGGGTGCTGGGCTGATCGTGCTTCTCGTGTTGGGAGTCGGATACGCCGTCGGACAGTCGATGGGCGGCGGTTCGGGCGCCGGCGGGTCGGCCGCGGCCACACAGCAGACGCGAGACGTGCGAGTTCGGATCACCGACGGGTTCGCGAACGAGCAGCTCTCCGAGGAGGTGTACCTGACCGCGCGCCCGACGGGACAGTCGTCGGCATCGACCAGCGGCGTGAATCGAAACGGCGGCGGCCGCGAAGAGGCCGTCGACGGCGGGATCGTCACGTGGACGCTCAAGGCCGAACCGTACGAGTTCACCGCCTCCTACAACGGGGCCACCGTCACCGAGACGGCGGAGCTGCTCGACGAACGACTGACGCTCAGCTTCCAACCCGTGACGAAACACGTCAGCGTCATCGACGAGACGGGAGAGCCGGTGGAGGGTGCGACCGTGACCGCCGAGTTCGACGGTCAGCGGATCTCCGAGCCGACCGACGCGAACGGGCGGGCGTCGCTGACGCTCCCGGTAACCGCCTCCACCGTAGAAGTGACCGCCGAACACGACCGATACGAACCGGACACGCGCCGGGTGACCGACCCGAACGACCTCCCGTCTGAACTGCGCGTCGTCGGGAAGACCGGGACGCTCCGAGTCGAAACCGCCATCGGCGGCGATCCGACCGACGCGGTCGAAGTTAGTCTGGACACCGACGACGAGTGGCTGCGCGAGCGGCTCCAGCAGTCGAACCCGACGGACGAGGGCGGCGACGCGGTCGGCCTTCCGGCGGGCGAGTACACGCTCGTCGGCTCGGTCGATGCCGCACCGTTCGAGGAGGTACGACAGCGTGTCACGGTCCCAGAGGACGACACGGTGGCCGTCACACTGGACGTGCCCTTCGAGTACCAGTTGTCGGCGACACAGCGGGAAGCAATCGAGGCGTTGCGCAGCGAGGCGGACGAACTCGTCCCGAGCGGGCGACTCGACTCAGCCGTTCACGGGTACTACGCCAGCGTCGCACGCTCGTTGGCCGACGCCGCCGAACGGGTCCCTGAGTCGGGCATCCGGTTCGCGGAGACGAGCATCGATCCCGACCCGGTCGTCGACGCGATGGTATCGGCTGGGCGCGGCTGCGTCGAGGGGGTCGACAACGCGATGAACACGAAACACAACGTCGACCTCTTCAGCGCGTGCGCCGACATGCGAGGGGTCTCCGAGGAATGGCGGGCGGACTACGACCTCGACGACCTCTTCGATCTTGTGGCGTCCGACCGCGTGGGCCAGCGAGCGGAATTAAAATCGCGGCTCTCAGAAGCTGAATCGACCGTCGAGGACCAACGGAGCGAGGTGAACGTCATTTCGCCCGCCGGCGACGTCCTCGAAGAACTCCGGGAGTACGAACGCGAGACGAGAGAGTCCGATGAGGTGCGCAACGCCGCGTTCGTCTTCGCAGTCGCTGGATTCGTCGAGGCGGTGACGGAACTGTTCGAACACCCGCGGCTGCTCGACCGACTCAACAGGACGATGTACTGA
- a CDS encoding right-handed parallel beta-helix repeat-containing protein gives MYARAAVIAVALSALVLGSSFAVPVGVGDSVGPVPFEDTVSLGMTSTTLRAADAEGVALPKVEVFYAEYEYVIGYYGVESYLAEHRRTGHDRQFGQPLAVFVTDYAGTNVSLTERGYPVVDTNTDPSFVRASDAYVVIGSEARTATGSLAMPFSDREAASEFTERYGGEVIPWDGVDEAVEASNPITRERYEATVDERMQWADRAVEATRPLRERPVTVTVGEDVPTLQAAVEAAPPNTTVLLPPGEYAVDEVIVNKSVTIRGAGVATHIRGDGNGSVLHMNASHAAVTDLRISGVGSVGSPERSANTSSDWSESVELAYGRGDAAIRLDGADGALVENIVIDTPASGIISRAADGAVVQNITLRGAAAPENGFMGVVAMYAPVVVENSSFHGGRDAVYTHRAHETVIRNNEMADARFGVHLMYTSRTLVANNEIHNESVGVIVMTRPTGNLVVGNRVSATRTGISTVGADSYYAENVLTDNKWGMTVSGTGSLYTRNTIVNNTYGLRGSSLLPTNLVTHNDVVDNEYPVDSYLGALRVWTVDGEGNYWGRLPGADRDGDGTVERPYRPSGAIDSRLHSTPGAWTLARSPAVALTRGLASSVPGLRATGVVDTAPLTAPVRPDVLTTVRTNESDAPNETSANASGSATEVPT, from the coding sequence ATGTACGCACGAGCAGCTGTGATCGCCGTCGCGCTGTCGGCACTGGTGTTGGGCAGTTCTTTCGCCGTCCCTGTCGGCGTCGGCGATTCGGTTGGTCCGGTGCCGTTCGAGGACACCGTATCTCTCGGAATGACCAGCACCACGCTCAGGGCCGCCGACGCGGAGGGAGTAGCGTTACCGAAGGTAGAAGTGTTCTACGCGGAGTACGAGTACGTGATCGGGTACTACGGGGTCGAATCGTATCTCGCTGAGCACCGCCGAACCGGCCACGACCGGCAGTTCGGGCAGCCGCTGGCGGTGTTCGTAACCGATTACGCGGGAACGAACGTCTCGCTCACCGAACGCGGCTATCCCGTCGTAGACACGAACACGGACCCGTCGTTCGTGCGCGCCAGTGATGCGTACGTCGTAATCGGGAGCGAGGCACGAACCGCGACGGGGTCTCTTGCCATGCCGTTCTCCGATCGTGAGGCCGCCAGCGAGTTCACCGAACGCTACGGCGGCGAGGTGATCCCCTGGGATGGCGTCGACGAAGCGGTTGAGGCCTCCAACCCGATCACCCGCGAGCGCTACGAAGCGACTGTCGACGAGCGCATGCAGTGGGCGGATCGTGCGGTCGAGGCGACACGGCCGCTCCGTGAGCGCCCAGTTACCGTGACGGTGGGCGAGGACGTGCCGACGCTACAGGCGGCGGTGGAGGCTGCGCCGCCGAACACCACAGTGTTGCTGCCGCCGGGTGAGTACGCAGTCGATGAGGTCATCGTGAACAAGTCGGTCACGATCAGAGGTGCCGGCGTCGCAACACACATCCGCGGCGACGGTAACGGATCGGTCCTCCACATGAACGCGAGTCACGCGGCCGTGACCGATCTCCGGATCTCGGGCGTCGGCTCGGTCGGCAGTCCAGAACGGTCCGCCAACACTTCCAGCGATTGGTCGGAATCCGTCGAACTCGCGTACGGCCGCGGAGACGCCGCAATTCGGCTGGACGGTGCCGACGGCGCGCTCGTGGAGAATATCGTGATCGACACGCCAGCGAGTGGAATTATCTCCAGAGCCGCGGATGGAGCTGTCGTACAGAACATCACGCTCCGTGGCGCAGCCGCCCCCGAAAACGGGTTTATGGGCGTCGTTGCGATGTACGCGCCGGTTGTCGTTGAGAACAGCAGCTTCCACGGCGGTCGGGACGCCGTCTACACCCACCGTGCACACGAGACTGTAATACGGAACAACGAGATGGCCGATGCCCGGTTCGGCGTCCATTTGATGTACACATCGCGGACGCTCGTTGCGAACAATGAGATTCACAACGAATCCGTGGGCGTGATCGTCATGACGCGTCCCACCGGAAATCTCGTCGTCGGAAACCGCGTGTCTGCCACGCGCACCGGCATCAGCACTGTCGGGGCAGACTCATACTACGCGGAGAACGTCCTGACCGACAACAAGTGGGGGATGACTGTATCGGGAACCGGCTCGCTGTACACTCGAAACACGATCGTGAACAACACATACGGCCTACGTGGGTCGTCACTGCTACCGACGAATCTCGTGACGCACAATGACGTGGTCGACAATGAATATCCCGTCGACTCGTATCTGGGCGCGTTGCGCGTGTGGACCGTCGACGGTGAGGGCAACTACTGGGGTCGGCTCCCCGGCGCGGACCGCGACGGCGACGGGACCGTAGAACGGCCGTACCGCCCGTCGGGGGCGATTGACAGTCGCCTCCACTCAACGCCCGGCGCGTGGACGCTCGCCCGGTCACCCGCGGTCGCGCTAACGCGGGGGCTTGCGAGTTCTGTTCCCGGGCTCCGGGCAACGGGTGTCGTTGACACGGCGCCGCTGACCGCGCCGGTTCGACCGGACGTGCTCACGACAGTACGCACAAACGAGAGTGACGCTCCCAACGAGACCAGCGCCAACGCGTCCGGTAGTGCCACGGAGGTGCCGACGTGA
- a CDS encoding ABC transporter ATP-binding protein has translation MTDSVVSLSDVHMSFGDVTIVDDCSVSIESGELVALVGPNGSGKTTFLELLTSIRQPNSGTVSRPTPQSRRLSEGTEDRRDVAYLPQSPSFRPGFTAAETLQFYASLAGTSVDPEAALGRVGLASATDRRVGALSGGMTRLLGIAQALVGDPPLVVLDEPTSGLDPEMADHIFATARDVVDEDRALVVASHDLAGVERVADRVMVLADGEITLDGSPAELRSEMGAETLRDVFSGLATSRDHDRVVPPAKAATTDGSPPTDTAESEVSKR, from the coding sequence GTGACCGACTCAGTCGTCTCGCTGTCCGACGTGCACATGAGCTTTGGTGACGTGACCATCGTTGACGACTGCTCGGTGTCGATCGAGTCTGGCGAACTTGTCGCGCTTGTCGGTCCAAACGGCTCCGGTAAAACGACGTTTCTCGAACTGCTTACTAGCATTCGACAACCAAATTCGGGGACCGTCTCTCGACCGACTCCGCAATCTCGTCGGCTGTCCGAGGGGACCGAGGACCGTCGCGACGTTGCGTACCTCCCGCAGTCGCCGTCGTTCCGACCGGGATTCACTGCGGCGGAAACACTCCAATTCTACGCGTCGCTGGCCGGGACCTCGGTCGACCCCGAAGCCGCGTTGGGTCGGGTCGGGCTCGCATCGGCGACTGACCGCCGCGTCGGGGCGCTCTCCGGCGGGATGACGCGTCTGCTCGGGATCGCCCAAGCGCTCGTAGGGGATCCGCCGCTTGTCGTACTGGACGAACCCACAAGCGGACTCGACCCCGAGATGGCCGATCACATCTTCGCGACAGCCCGCGACGTCGTAGACGAGGACCGAGCACTCGTCGTCGCGAGTCACGATCTTGCAGGCGTCGAGCGGGTCGCCGATCGCGTCATGGTACTCGCCGACGGCGAGATAACGCTCGACGGATCGCCGGCGGAGCTCCGATCGGAGATGGGCGCGGAAACGCTGCGCGACGTATTCTCCGGATTGGCGACGAGTCGTGATCACGATCGGGTCGTCCCACCGGCGAAGGCGGCGACAACTGACGGTTCGCCACCGACTGACACGGCGGAGTCAGAGGTGTCGAAGCGATGA